In bacterium, the sequence ACTTTCTTTTAGAAGAGCATCTGTTTTTACATATGTCCCCAGCCGTATCAATCCTGAATTAAGTAATTCTATGAAATTCTTCTGCTGTAGAAGTAAAGAATAATAAAAACTGATTATTCTGAATACAAGAAACAGGAAGAAATAAGTGATTGAGAGGAACGGTATTATAATCCTTAAAGCATATCTGAAAGTAGCAACAGGTTCTATCCACATCGCTGTCAGGACTATTGTGACTGTTACCACAATATAAAGAAGGACTTCCGTTATTATAAATATTCTATCTTTTAACACTTTTTTCATTAGTAATATATTAAAATTTTTTTTGAAAGATGGCAAATCCTTTACAGGTTGTTATTATGTATAAAATAGGGTACAATGTAAATGATAGGTTAGTATAAATATTGTAGTTATTATTAAAATTTTGAATATGAACATGGAGGGTAAGATGAAAATAATAGGTGTTTTGTTGACGGTGCTTGTGCTTGCTGGATGTGCAGTTGTAAATGTATATGTGACTTTTCCTGAAGAAAAAATAGAGAAAGCAGCAGAGGAATTACTTGCTCCTCCATCCACGATTAAACCACAGAGTCATTTGTTTATATTCACAGGCACTGCATATGCACAGGAGGTTGTTGAGGTAAGGAAGGATATAAAGACCGACTCACCTGTGATAAAGACAGCGAAGCAGAAAATGAATACATGGCGTGATGAACTGGACACATATAAAAAAGAAGGGTTTGTTGGCGAGACAAATGATTTCACTGTTGTTATAAGAGAACTACCTTCTGATAGAGAGAAAGCACAGAGGATAAAGAAGATTGTAAATGATGAAAATCAGCAGAGAAAGATAATGATGGATGAACTTTTGAAGATAAATAATGTTCCTTCTGGAGAGGTTACCAAATTTAAAAAGATTTTTGCAGATGTTATGAAAAAATATTCTCCCAGTGGAACATGGATACAGGAAGATGAATGGCGCAGAAAAGAGTAATTTTATCTGGATGTGAAGCATCTGCTGAGGGTGCTATAAGAGCAGGATGCAGGTTTTATGCCGGCTATCCAATAACTCCGCAGAACAGATTCCCTGAATATATGAGTGAAAGGATGCCAGAGGTAGGGGGTGTTTTTATACAGGCGGAGAGTGAGGTATCTGCTATCAATATGGTTTTTGGTGCTGCTGCAGCAGGTTTCAGAGCAATGACATCATCTTCATCACCGGGGATATCTCTCAAACAGGAAGGAATATCATATCTTGCTGGCTGTGAACTACCTTCAGTGATAGTAAATATGAATAGAGGTGGTCCTGGTCTTGGAGATGTAACACCGAGTCAATCGGACTATTTCCAGTCAACCAGAGGAGGTGGACACGGTGATTACCGCACCATTACACTTGCCCCTTGGAATGTACAGGAAATATATGACCTTACATATCTTGCTTTTGTTCTCGCTGATAGATACAGGAATCCTGTAGTTGTACTTGCAGATGGTA encodes:
- a CDS encoding YdbL family protein translates to MKIIGVLLTVLVLAGCAVVNVYVTFPEEKIEKAAEELLAPPSTIKPQSHLFIFTGTAYAQEVVEVRKDIKTDSPVIKTAKQKMNTWRDELDTYKKEGFVGETNDFTVVIRELPSDREKAQRIKKIVNDENQQRKIMMDELLKINNVPSGEVTKFKKIFADVMKKYSPSGTWIQEDEWRRKE